From the bacterium genome, the window TAGCTCTGCTTTGTTACAGCAGGAAGGGGCCTACGACGCGGAGTTGTTCGTGGACGGACCCTTGGAGAGTTTTCGCGAGCACTTTGGCGCGGATGCCGTGCTGTTTACAACCATTGAACGCTGGGATCTGAGCTATCTGGTTGTGGCATCAAAGATGACGGTTGCCATTGACTGCCAGCTTCGTTCGACCCATACCGGTGTCGAGCTATGGAAATACAAGGGGACGATTGTCGTGGACTTGACGGAATCCGGGCAGAAGAGCTTGCTTGCCAATGTGATCTTGACAGCAATCAATACAATGGCCGCAGACTATGTTCCCGCGGCAAAGCGTGTCAATCTTCAGATCCTAGCCTCCATCCCTGTTGGCCCCTATCACCCCCAGCATGGAAAGGACATGGAGAATCGGCTGTTGGATCAATCTCCAGAGGTAAAGTAGTCTTGCCAGGGACCCAACCTGACTGCAGCAGCCGGTCTAATGATTAAGAACCGGCTGCTGCATATGTGCTGCTAAGCCAAACGTCCGCTCCACTCCAGCAGGCGGACCATGAGCGCCTTCTGGGCATGCATGCGATTCTCCGCTTCGTCGAAGACCACGCTGCGCGGACCGTCCATCACGTCGTCGGTGATCTCCTTGCCGCGCTCGGCGGGCAGGCAGTGCATCACCAGGCAGTCCGGCCGGGCCAGGTCGACCAGATCCTGGTTGATCTGATAGGCCTTGAGCAGCTGTGCCTTGGCCTCCGCCTGCTCCTTTTGCCCCATGCTGGCCCACACGTCCGTGTAGAGCACGTCGGCCCCCTTGGCGGCGGCACGGGGATCATCGGTGACCACGATGCGTGACAGGCCTTCCCGCTGCGCCGCCTGCAGGATGGCGGGGTCGGGCAGGCAATCCGGGCTGGTGGCGATGCGCAGCTCCATGGGCAGGCGCCGGGCCAGGTTCAGCCAGCTGTTGGTCATGTTGTTGCCGTCGCCCAGGTAGGTCACCACCAGATCCTCCACCCGGCCCTTGTGCTCATAAATGGTGAAGATGTCGGCCAGCACCTGGCAGGGATGGGTCAAGTCGGTCAGCATGTTGACCACGGGCACGGTGGCGTGGAGGGCCAGCTCCTCCACCGCGGCGTGGCTGAAGGTGCGGATGAGGATGGCGTCCACGTAGCGGCTCATCACCTTGGCCACGTCGTGGATGCTCTCGCGTTTGCCCAGCTCGATCTCCTTCTCCGTGATGTAGAGGGTGCTGCCGCCCAGTTGGGCCAGCCCCACTTCGAAACTGATCCGCGTGCGCAGGGAAGGCTTGTGGAAGATGCAGGCGAAGGACTTGTTGGCGAATGGCTTGCGGAAGTGTCCGAGCCGCACTTCGGCCTTCATCTCCGCCGCCAGGACCAGCATGCCCTTCAGTTCTTCCGCGCTGAAGTCGATCAGTTGCAGGCAATCGCGCTTCATCTATCCTCCCCTCTGTGCATGGGTGTACCGATCGATTCCGTCCCCCCCTTTGAGGCACGGGGTCGCCGTTGAGACCTTGGGATTGACGCGGGCGGGCGAGGCGAGGCGCGCTGGGGGCTTCTGTCAAAGCACATAGCGCGACAGGTCCACATCCTCCACCACGTCCTTGAGGCGCTCGCGCACCCTGGCCGCATCCACCCGCAGCTTGCGCCGCGACCGTCCGGGCAGTTCGAAGAGCTCCTTCTCCAGGAGCAGGTGCATCAGGCCATGGAGACGGCGGGCGCCGATGTTCTCGGCGCGCCGGTTGGCCTCCTGGGCCAGGGCCGCCACTTCGCGCACGGCGGAGGGATCCAGCTCCAGTTCAACGCCCTCGGCGGCGAAGAGCGCCCGGTATTGCCGAAGCAGGGAGTTCTCCGGCTCGGTGAGGATCCGCTCCAGGGCGCGCCGGTCGAGGGATTCCAACTCCACGCGCACCGGGAAGCGTCCCTGCAGTTCCGGGATGAGGTCGGCCGGGCGGGTCACATGGAAAGCGCCCGAGGCGATGAAGAGCATGTGGTCCGTGCGCAGGAGGCCGTACTTGGTGTGGACGGTGGTGCCCTCGATGACGGGCAGGATGTCCTTCTGCACACCCTGGCGGCTGACATCCGGGCCGCTGCCCTCCATGGGCGCGCAGATCTTGTCGATCTCGTCGATGAAGACGATGCCGTCCTGCTCGCAGCGGTGCAGGGCGCGACGCACCAGTTGGTCCATGTCCAGACGCGCGGCGGCCTCCTCCTCGCCCAGGACGGTGCGCGCCTGCCGCAGGGGCAGCTGCTTCTCGCGCAGGGGACGCTGCACCAGGCCGCCGATCAGGTCCTGCAGGTTGGTGGCGATTTCCTCCATCCCGCTCGAGGAGAAGACCTGCATCATGGGCAGGGTGCCGCCCTCCTCCACCTCCAGCGTGACCGGCTCCTCCTCCAGCTCCCCGGCATCCAGCGCGCGCTCCAGGTTCGACAAGCGCCGGTGGCGCTCCTGCTCGAGGGCCGCCTGGCCGTCCCCGGGAGAAGACGCCAGCGCCTCGCGCCGCAGTGTTTCGGGCAGCAACAGGTCCAGCAGCCGCTCATGGACCACGGGAGCCACCTCCGCCTGCAGGCGTTCCAGCTCACGCGCCCGCTCGCGCTGCACGGCGAGGTCGGCCAGGTCGCGGATCATGGATTCCACGTCGCGACCCACGTAGCCCACTTCCGTGAAACGGCTGGCCTCCACCTTGATGAAGGGAGCCTGGGCGAGGGAGGCGAGGCGTCGGGCGATCTCCGTCTTGCCCA encodes:
- a CDS encoding DUF799 family lipoprotein, with the translated sequence MSKKQYLRLAGALALILVMGVGCTAGRQTTKGREFPLMYDARPMTILVAPPINTSTAVEAKDYYSTTITEPLAQKGFYVIPYELSSALLQQEGAYDAELFVDGPLESFREHFGADAVLFTTIERWDLSYLVVASKMTVAIDCQLRSTHTGVELWKYKGTIVVDLTESGQKSLLANVILTAINTMAADYVPAAKRVNLQILASIPVGPYHPQHGKDMENRLLDQSPEVK
- the argF gene encoding ornithine carbamoyltransferase — translated: MKRDCLQLIDFSAEELKGMLVLAAEMKAEVRLGHFRKPFANKSFACIFHKPSLRTRISFEVGLAQLGGSTLYITEKEIELGKRESIHDVAKVMSRYVDAILIRTFSHAAVEELALHATVPVVNMLTDLTHPCQVLADIFTIYEHKGRVEDLVVTYLGDGNNMTNSWLNLARRLPMELRIATSPDCLPDPAILQAAQREGLSRIVVTDDPRAAAKGADVLYTDVWASMGQKEQAEAKAQLLKAYQINQDLVDLARPDCLVMHCLPAERGKEITDDVMDGPRSVVFDEAENRMHAQKALMVRLLEWSGRLA
- the hslU gene encoding ATP-dependent protease ATPase subunit HslU — encoded protein: MSEGGGAALSPRQIVAELDRHIIGQDKAKRAVAVALRNRWRRRQTPLPLRDEIMPFNIILIGPTGVGKTEIARRLASLAQAPFIKVEASRFTEVGYVGRDVESMIRDLADLAVQRERARELERLQAEVAPVVHERLLDLLLPETLRREALASSPGDGQAALEQERHRRLSNLERALDAGELEEEPVTLEVEEGGTLPMMQVFSSSGMEEIATNLQDLIGGLVQRPLREKQLPLRQARTVLGEEEAAARLDMDQLVRRALHRCEQDGIVFIDEIDKICAPMEGSGPDVSRQGVQKDILPVIEGTTVHTKYGLLRTDHMLFIASGAFHVTRPADLIPELQGRFPVRVELESLDRRALERILTEPENSLLRQYRALFAAEGVELELDPSAVREVAALAQEANRRAENIGARRLHGLMHLLLEKELFELPGRSRRKLRVDAARVRERLKDVVEDVDLSRYVL